The sequence below is a genomic window from Zygosaccharomyces rouxii strain CBS732 chromosome D complete sequence.
ACGGCATATAATGCTAGATCTTTAGTGACTGCCTTGGGTATGTTTGAGCAAATTCCAGTATATGCAGGCGCTCAAAAGCCACTGTATAGAACTCCTGAATATGCTCCTGATATCCATGGCGAATCTGGTCTTGACGGTACAGAATTATTACCTGAGCCTAAATGCGAATTGCAACAAGGTTCTTACGTGGAAGCAATGGAAAAAGCTATTTTAGAACATGCTAATGAAATTACTATTGTTGCTACTGGTCCCTTGACTTCTTTGGCTACATTATTGATTCAAAAACCTCatttgaaatcaaagatcaaGTATATAAGCATTATGGGGGGAGGTATTGAAGTTGGCAACCGCAATGACAACTGTTCTGCGGAATTTAACGTTTGGATTGATCCAGAAGCAGcaaattttattcttcaagATCCAGAATTAAAAGATAAGTCTATCTTGCTTGGCCTTGATATTACTCATAAGGCTATAGCTACGCAACAAGTTGTGGATCAAGTGCGCGGTGTTGTTGGAAAATCTAAGCTGCGTCAATTGTTCTATGAActgtttcaattttttgcCCATTCTTATGAGGGAGCTCAAGATTTTAAGGACGGTCCTCCGTTGCACGATCCCCTTACTTTGATACCTCTATTGGAGTTCTACGGCTGGGCACCTAAATCCCAGGTTCAATTCCAGTATAAGAGACTCGATTTGAGAGTGGTAGACGATGCCACGCACTCAGATTTTGGCAAGACTTGTGTAATAAAAGAATACGATCCTAACGACAAAAGGGGAACCATGGTTGGATTCAATGCAAACATGGATTTCTTTTGGaaacaaattcttgattGCTTGGCGGAAGCAGAAAAATCTTCCACTATAGAATAAGATACAAACTTATACATTTACCTTTCTGAAATTTAACTTTAAATTTAATGGCGCCAAGGGTCCCGCGGGTGTCATTTTTTCATCCCATTCAGGTGCCAATGTCCATTCATAATTCCTCAAAATTTCTGCTATAGTAATTCTCATTTCAGCTAATGCCAACTTCTCACCAAGACATGCACGACGTCCACCATGGAAACTGCTGACTTTACAGGCATTCTTTGCAtgcttccaattttttgtaaTGGATTCCATATCATCTCCCCATCTTTCAGgtttaaattcatctgcaTCAGGTCCCCAAGAAGTTTTATCGTGATTCGTACCAAAATTGTTATATCCCACGTAGGTTCCCTTTGGAATAACCACATTTGTACCCAAGAGACAAGTTTTTGAAGTACATCTGTTAATAATTGTATTCAATGGTGGATATACCCTAACTGCTTCATAAAGAAAGCTGTTTAACAGTGGTGATTCTAATAATtttttggaatcaaataCATTCATAATTTCCTCTCTAATTCTCCTCTGCCATGTTTGGGAATATTTGGCCAATAAATATAAGGAAGTGGTTAATAACAATTGTGGATTTTCGTGTCCTGCTACTAGCAGGATAACAATATTATCGGTCAATTGTTTACGATTTATATGGTCCTTGTTGTAGGCACGAATCAAGTCACTAGCGGCAAATGTGGTCTGTTCGAACttataatttttcaccagttGATCATCTACATGTTCTACCAACTGCTTACGAAATTGTTCCACATCTTTAAATCCCCTTCTCCTAGCTGGAATTGGTAAATGGTCGAAGAATGGGAAAGTTAGAAAAAATGGGTGAAAAATCTGCTTCTTTATACGCATCAAATGGTCATGTAATGGCGATTTATCACTGGTTAAGGTCGCAAAATCAAACCCTAAGACTACCTGTGAAATATTATCCAAACATAACCGCTGAACCAATCCTGTCATTGAAATACTAACTTCTTTCTTATTCTCTTGTTCGAATCTCTCACCAATAATATTTCCTAACAATTTAGCATTTCTGAAAATTGGACTTTCGTCAAAATGTTGTAATCCGTTGGTTACAATTGATCGATAAAGTTTCCAAACCTGCCCATGAGCGCTAATGACGTTATCTCCCGTATAGGCTGCGATCACGCTATGTGGAATTTTCTTCTGATTCCCGCTCTTTGCAAatacatcttcatctttaaacACTTGAGCCAACATCTGTGGTTTAGTTACAATTATATTCCAACGTGAACCAAAAAACAGCTTAGCAGCTCCATACTTCTCTAATGGCTCCTTGAGATACAAATGGTACAGCTCAGTTTGGTCGATATTGAGAATTGATGGGAGGAAAATGACATAAAATGGTATAGTGGGGATATTCTTCGGAAAATTCCACGGTGGGAATACAACCCTGTAACCGACGTACCCCACTATTATCAATGGTATAGCTAAtaaaattgattcaaaattcATGCTACTTCTTTGTTGAATTTAACttatttaatttttttaatttttattttttttattttcagTTTATTTTAAAGAGTTACTGACACTTTGTTTCGCCCGCGTCAGCGTGTCGTTCTGGAATAGCttgaaaaataataataaatataaaaaaatataatgGAGAAATCAGGGGGAATATCAAAGTATTGCGATTCCTCAGTATGTTTGAATGCTAGTCTAACAAATTAATCTATTATAGTATAAGCTAAGCATCGACAAGGAGAAAAGTAATCATCATTCAAGGCAATAATTCAAAACAATAAttattagaaaaaaattgcGCCAATTTACATTGTTTAATGCTATTCCTTGACGTTATTCTATTCTAAATAAAATTAACatatcttgaaattctaaTTATGTTTTCCCTTATCATTCTGAATAAgcaaaaatttgaaaagcaATACATGAGTTTGTGAATTCTATGGTTTCCATAGCGGTAATTCACTAAGGGAAATATTCTAAGGATTATGTATTGTTGTTCTAGCTTGGACCTATTTTTCTGCCGTATGGCTTCAATTCAAAGGCATATTTTAGGTTTTCGGTTTCCCTAGTAATAAACTTAACGCTTATTCTCAAGCAGCAAGACGGCTGAAGAAAATTGCTTCTCGAATTAAATAATACCTTTCCAAGGATTTGTAGCCTGATAATCATCAAAAAAATGATGCCTATTGAAGGATTGTACTGGATTGTTATATAATTAGCCCCTCAATTCTCGGGTAATTCGAATGGTCATTCCAAATTTATATTACCAGTGTCAATTAAGCTTGAATAAAGACAATATAGTCTGAAAGTAAAGGCTGAAGACTACCACGGTAGAAAAGATATATCCAATCAAAGAATACTAACAATAAATTATTAGTAGGaaaaacaataaaaaaaaaggaattaaaAAGACCAAAAATGATAGTTGCTACAACCGCCAACAAAAACGCCCTTGCTCCAACAGCTCATAAGTTGGTTTTAAATAACGATGTCAAGATCCCTCAcaatctcaaaaatttaTCCACTTACAGTAAGTTCTTGGCTCTGTATACCAGAGATCTAGAAACTTGTCAACTCAATTCtatagaagaaaaacagGATTGCCATATTGCTGAAAATTGGTCTAAGTTCATGGAAAACACCAAGGAAATCCAGCCCAGGAAGGCACATTTCAGTGAAAATATTAATGAACAGCTCCTAACCGCTGAAATATCTAATCAGTTCACTAATTCCATGAATTtaccattgaaaatttcgGAATATAAAAAAGATGGGGAAACACAGGTTAGAGGATGTGTAACTACcgtggaaaatgaaaatgagTTTAACGATTGGTTTATTTTCCACATATTGGATCAGGCTCGTTTAAAATTTAGTGAGAAGCCAACGATCACTTCGGATATAGATTATCACAAATCATTCACGAGATATTATGAgaaaaatctgaagaaCACCGTCTTTGAAGATCAATGGGATGAGGAAGGCCGTGAATATTTCATAAAAAGAGTTAGGTATTTCACTGATCGATTTTTGAGAATTGAATGTGTCTTACCTGCATTCCCTTGTAAGACTTCTAACAGAGATAAGGCTGCTGGAACACTTCCTGATAAGGGTGAAGAATTTGCCCTCAGAAGATTATTAAAGGCGACACATGACGTATCTCAAATATATCCACCGGGCATGAAAGTTTGGATCGTAAGTGATGGTCACGTATTTTCCGACTGTATCGGTGTTGATGACCATGTGGTTAACAGGTACACTCAAAATTTGCACCAAATGTATGAATCAATTTCTATTCCAGGTATTGATGCAATGGGTCTCTGTGGATTGAACGatctatttttttcagGACATGCTACTTCCCACTTTGATCCCGAATGGATCAAGGACATTGAACTTGACCATTACACTGGGACTAAAATTTGTTCAGTATCCGAGGTCTCTAGAACAATTTTAATGAAAGGTTGTGATACAGATGACGGGAGATtaaaaaaacaaattggtattgatggACACCCAAGGCTTCATCTTTATAGAGGTTTTGTCAAGTTTATGGAGGAGGATTTATCACTATCGACACATTTTGCAAAATCATCCAGAAAAGGTTTCAAAAAAACTGCCTCTAAGGTAGCCTTTAACATGATTAAAAGGAATGATGCCTACTCCAATTTAGTAGAACTTCTTTTTCCACATCACATGAGACTTTCAATTCATGCACATACCAATAGTGGACCCAAATTTGGTATTAAAGTAATTTCACCTGAACAATGCTTATCAGTGAAGTCATTGGATAATATTGAAGAACCCAAATTCGAGGATCTATTGCACATTCCAACACCTTGGCATAATTGCGTGGTTAAAGTGTGCAATcagaatcaatttttcttgaCCAAGTCTAGAGTAGTCAGAGAAGCTCTTGAGAGTGGTAAATATGTTGGAGCATGGAAAGAGGCGAACTTAGAGAAGGGTGAAGGCGGGTACTACGTTATTAGCAAATGTTAAGGAAAAcgaaataataataataataaaaaaaaaaaaaaaaaaaaaaaaaaaaaaagatatgCCATTCAACTAGAACTTTTCATTCGgaattttttctcttcattatcttgtttttctttgttatgttttgttattgtttttatttttttttttttttttttttttagttCTTTATTTTACTACTTTTTATTCCaatatttcaatatttctAATTATTTATCATCGTTCTTTCATCTACTGGTCCCATGCTTATGACCAGATTCGCATGCACCTCATAGTTAGTATCATTATAGTACAAacaatttttattttctctCGTGTTCTTTTATAGTACAATAACTCAAATTGCTCCCAGATAGTCCTCTTTAATACTACCAATTGCATGGATAGAGCTAACTTGACTAATACAACCTTCGATCTTTACACGAATTCGACTCTTTATCGTAATAACATCTTCTGAACTCTGGTATGATGGAGGATTTGAACCTGCATTAAACATTAAATCTTGGGGCATTAAGTGTTTAGTGACAAAAACTTTCATGGGGCCTACTTGAACTTCAAACCCATGTTGGGAACACGATACCACAGTACCATCGACAACTTCACCTTTGAACGGCTTGAATACAATGGCTCTATACCTTACTGTAAATTCTGCAGATCCGTCGGTGGGTAAAATTCTACCTCTTTCGATATCTATTCTGTCATAGTCCAAAACACATAGAATATAACCAAACTTACCAGTACACGAACCTTCCACCTCCTGTAAAAGCTTTGTTTTGAGAAAGTCTTTCATTCTTGGTCCAAAATAGGATGGATGAAGCGTAATATTCAGCGATAAATCCTTTATGAAGAACATGGGTAACAACGGTAAAGTGCAATTCCAACGCCAGAAAAAATGTTGCAGTGGCCTTAAGGCTCGTCAATGAGGTCAATGAAccaatattttgaatgttttattgaattcaattgatctcgAGCTTGTTtagaagttgaaatttcaaggTTTCGTCGCCTGcaacatttttttcactctacaaatttttcacgtaaaaaattgaatcaacTTCAACATTGAGATAGGTTGAAATACTCGATAATAAAGAAATAGTCACCGAGGTCAGTTtgcatatatatattcTGTATCATGTCTCAAAAGCTTGGACATACCGGATTGGCTTTTGCACGTTTATGGCACCATGTGGATATCGCTCAAGATAAGAGAACTCTCGGTAGATTAGCATCATCGATAGCCGTGACGTTAATTGGTAAACATAAGCCCGTGTATCACCAAAGTCAAGATTGTGGTGACTATGTTGTCATCACCAACTGTCAAGCATTGCGTATTACGGGTAAGAAACTACAGCAGAAACACTACTGGTCGCATTCTGGTAAACCAGGACATTTGAAGTTGACGCCAATGGAGAAACTTATTGCGGATAAGGGCTATGGAGagactttgaaaaaagCAGTCAGTGGTATGTTACCTAAAAATAAACTACGTAAGGGTAGATTGGAAAGGCTAAAGGTCTTTGAAGGGAGTGAACATCCTTATGGGAACAATATATCTGCATTTGCATACCAACAACCGCAATTGAACGAGAAGTCCAGTTAGACGACGATATAAGGAATATAGAATCTTGTATATAGAggaaatttatcaattgaataatGAACAACAGcgcttttttttttttttttcccttttttATGTCTTCATATATATCATTTTTGGCTAATCTACATACATGcaaagataaaaaataataaaaaaaaaaaaaaaaaaaacaaaaaaacaGTAGAAATATTACACCAACCAAAGACGATATTTCATTAGCATTATTAATCTTTTATCATTTAAGTTGAAAAACCTCCTTCCCCAATTTatattttttgtttctctTTTCCATTAAGAttctttgttcaaaagtCTTTTGATCTATCGGTGTACAGACGTGGTGTGATATTCATTGCCatcaattcttggaaaagCAATTTGGCGGCATATGGGATGTGGATTTGATAAATATCAATCTTATTATCACAACCTCTGCATTCGAATTGGTTGTGGTTCAATTTAGCTACAACACTCATCAACCCACAAATACCACAAATGTGAACTCTGAAGGCATCAGATGCTTCCATTAATCTTTCCTTTAGGAAAGCAGCTGCACCGTGCGCAATCATACAATCACGCTCCATCTCACCGAATCTTAAACCACCGTCTCTTGATCTACCTTCAACAGGTTGTCTCGTTAGAACTTGCATTGGACCACGAGCTCTTGCATGAA
It includes:
- the RPB7 gene encoding DNA-directed RNA polymerase II subunit RPB7 (highly similar to uniprot|P34087 Saccharomyces cerevisiae YDR404C RPB7 RNA polymerase II subunit B16 forms two subunit dissociable complex with Rpb4p) — encoded protein: MFFIKDLSLNITLHPSYFGPRMKDFLKTKLLQEVEGSCTGKFGYILCVLDYDRIDIERGRILPTDGSAEFTVRYRAIVFKPFKGEVVDGTVVSCSQHGFEVQVGPMKVFVTKHLMPQDLMFNAGSNPPSYQSSEDVITIKSRIRVKIEGCISQVSSIHAIGSIKEDYLGAI
- the DIT1 gene encoding Dit1p (similar to uniprot|P21623 YDR403W Saccharomyces cerevisiae DIT1 Sporulation-specific enzyme required for spore wall maturation) codes for the protein MIVATTANKNALAPTAHKLVLNNDVKIPHNLKNLSTYSKFLALYTRDLETCQLNSIEEKQDCHIAENWSKFMENTKEIQPRKAHFSENINEQLLTAEISNQFTNSMNLPLKISEYKKDGETQVRGCVTTVENENEFNDWFIFHILDQARLKFSEKPTITSDIDYHKSFTRYYEKNLKNTVFEDQWDEEGREYFIKRVRYFTDRFLRIECVLPAFPCKTSNRDKAAGTLPDKGEEFALRRLLKATHDVSQIYPPGMKVWIVSDGHVFSDCIGVDDHVVNRYTQNLHQMYESISIPGIDAMGLCGLNDLFFSGHATSHFDPEWIKDIELDHYTGTKICSVSEVSRTILMKGCDTDDGRLKKQIGIDGHPRLHLYRGFVKFMEEDLSLSTHFAKSSRKGFKKTASKVAFNMIKRNDAYSNLVELLFPHHMRLSIHAHTNSGPKFGIKVISPEQCLSVKSLDNIEEPKFEDLLHIPTPWHNCVVKVCNQNQFFLTKSRVVREALESGKYVGAWKEANLEKGEGGYYVISKC
- the MRPL23 gene encoding mitochondrial 54S ribosomal protein uL13m (highly similar to uniprot|Q12487 Saccharomyces cerevisiae YOR150W MRPL23 Mitochondrial ribosomal protein of the large subunit); the encoded protein is MSQKLGHTGLAFARLWHHVDIAQDKRTLGRLASSIAVTLIGKHKPVYHQSQDCGDYVVITNCQALRITGKKLQQKHYWSHSGKPGHLKLTPMEKLIADKGYGETLKKAVSGMLPKNKLRKGRLERLKVFEGSEHPYGNNISAFAYQQPQLNEKSS
- the URH1 gene encoding trifunctional uridine nucleosidase/nicotinamide riboside hydrolase/nicotinic acid riboside hydrolase (similar to uniprot|Q04179 YDR400W Saccharomyces cerevisiae URH1 uridine nucleosidase (uridine ribohydrolase)), which gives rise to MKIPIWLDCDPGHDDALAITLSCFHPALQLLGISASYGNAPATKTAYNARSLVTALGMFEQIPVYAGAQKPLYRTPEYAPDIHGESGLDGTELLPEPKCELQQGSYVEAMEKAILEHANEITIVATGPLTSLATLLIQKPHLKSKIKYISIMGGGIEVGNRNDNCSAEFNVWIDPEAANFILQDPELKDKSILLGLDITHKAIATQQVVDQVRGVVGKSKLRQLFYELFQFFAHSYEGAQDFKDGPPLHDPLTLIPLLEFYGWAPKSQVQFQYKRLDLRVVDDATHSDFGKTCVIKEYDPNDKRGTMVGFNANMDFFWKQILDCLAEAEKSSTIE
- the DIT2 gene encoding putative cytochrome P450 (similar to uniprot|P21595 Saccharomyces cerevisiae YDR402C DIT2 Sporulation-specific enzyme required for spore wall maturation involved in the production of a soluble LL-dityrosine-containing precursor of the spore wall homologous to cytochrome P-450s); protein product: MNFESILLAIPLIIVGYVGYRVVFPPWNFPKNIPTIPFYVIFLPSILNIDQTELYHLYLKEPLEKYGAAKLFFGSRWNIIVTKPQMLAQVFKDEDVFAKSGNQKKIPHSVIAAYTGDNVISAHGQVWKLYRSIVTNGLQHFDESPIFRNAKLLGNIIGERFEQENKKEVSISMTGLVQRLCLDNISQVVLGFDFATLTSDKSPLHDHLMRIKKQIFHPFFLTFPFFDHLPIPARRRGFKDVEQFRKQLVEHVDDQLVKNYKFEQTTFAASDLIRAYNKDHINRKQLTDNIVILLVAGHENPQLLLTTSLYLLAKYSQTWQRRIREEIMNVFDSKKLLESPLLNSFLYEAVRVYPPLNTIINRCTSKTCLLGTNVVIPKGTYVGYNNFGTNHDKTSWGPDADEFKPERWGDDMESITKNWKHAKNACKVSSFHGGRRACLGEKLALAEMRITIAEILRNYEWTLAPEWDEKMTPAGPLAPLNLKLNFRKVNV